The DNA sequence CCTAAGAAGAGGAATGAACCTATAGGTCTTTTTGGATCCTTTAGTCCAACTCTACCCCTTCTTATCGCTCTTGCGACGGCATTTACCGCCTCTTCTTGTCCTACAACTCTCTCATGTAATACTTTTTCAAGATTATTAAGTTTTTGAGAATCATTTTCTGTTATTTTCTTTACAGGAATCTTTGTCCAAAGAGCAACAACATCAGCAATTTCATCCTCATCCACTACAAGCTTTTTATTTTTCTTATCCTCAATCCATCTTTCTCTAAGTTTGTTTTGCTTTTCTCTAAGTTTTTCCTGCTTCTCTTTGATTTCCCCGGCTCTTTCAAACTCTTCAGCACCTACAGCCTCTTCTTTTTCCTTTTCCATCTTTTCTATTTCAGCTTTTATTTCTTTGATCTTATCAGGTTCCATATAATTGCTTATTCTGGTCTTTGAAGCAGCTTCATCTACTAAATCAATAGCCTTATCCGGTAAAAATCTATCTGAAATATATCTCTTTGATAGTTTTACAGCACTCTCTATTGCTCTGTCAGTTATAGAAACAGCATGATGCTCCTCATACTTATGCTTCAGTCCAAGAAGTATCTTAGTAGCATCCTCCAAAGACGGTTCCTCAACTATTATAGATTGAAATCTTCTCTCCAATGCTGAGTCCTTCTCTATATGCTTTCTATATTCATCTATAGTTGTAGCACCAATCAGCTGCAATTCACCTCTAGCAAGCAAAGGCTTTAGAATATTTGAAGCATCTACTGCACCCTCTGCACCTCCTGCACCTATAATGGTATGAAGCTCATCAAGGAAAAGTAATACATTACCGGCATTCACTACTTCATTTATTACCTTTTTAATTCTTTCCTCAAATTCACCACGGTACTTTGATCCTGCAATCATTGCCGGTAAATCAAGAGTTACCAATCTTTTATCAAGCAATGTATCAGGCACCTCTTTTGAAATAATGCGTGATGCAAGTCCCTCAACTACTGCAGTCTTACCAACTCCGGGTTCACCTATAAGTACCGGATTATTCTTGGTTCTTCTGGATAGTATCTGCATTACTCTGTTGGTTTCATCATCTCTACCAATAACAGGATCAAGCTTACCTATTCTTGCAAACTCTGTCAAATCTCTGGAATACTTATCTAGAGTAGGAGTAGAAAAATTATTTTGTTTTGTATAACTTCTCTCATAATTTTCTTTTCGCTCTATTTCTTCCCCCATTGCTGAGAGTATTTCCATATAAATCCTTTGAATATTTATATTCATAGTCAAAAGAAGTTTATGTGCTATACATGCACTGTCCTTTATTATTGCTATAAGTATATGCTCTGTACCTATAAGAGCAGACTTATATCTTGTGGCCTCTCTATATGCATTTTGTAATACACCTATTGCAAGTGGAGAATAGTTCTGCTTACCCTCTACTGCCACATTATAATTTGATACTATCAGTTGATCTATTAAGTTTAATATCTTTTCTTCTGTTATTCCATTATTCTCAAGTATTTTTGCAGCTACTCCACTTCCTTCTTGTACAAGACCAAGAAGGAGATGTTCGGTGCCGACATAGTTTTGCGATAATTCTTTAGCAGCCATTTCAGCATACTTTATCGCCTCCTTTGCTTGAGATGTATATCTTTCAGCCATTGCTTTTCCTTTCTATTTTAAATCTCCTATATTCTCTCTTATATATTCTGCCCTTATTTCATCAATTTCATCTTCATTTAATGGTCTTCCTGTCATTTTTAAAAGATTTGATGACTGTGCACCAATCATCAGTGCATATATTTTACTTTCATTTGTAAGCTCTATTAATCCGTCTGCAGTACCCATCATAAGAGAACTCAAAAAACTGAGTGCATCCTTTAGTGATAACTTTCTGGCATATTTTAAAACTCCATATGATTTATATGCCTCATCCTGTTTTTCCAATCTTTTTTCATTTATTAGAGATTCTCTAAGTTTTCCTTCATTTGCATTAAGTTGATTAGCAACCTTTATTACAGTATCTACTATTTCTTTTTCAGATATACCCAGAGTTTTTGGATTACTGATTTCAAACAATGAACCAAAATTTTCTCTGCCTTCACCATGCAATCCTCTTATGGATACCCCAAATCTTCCAACATTTGAAACAAGCTTTGAAAAACCTTTACTATGTGTAGATGCAGGCAAATGAAGTACTATAGCGGCTCTCAAGCCTGTTCCTATATTTGTTGGATATGTTGTCAAATATCCATACTTTTCATTAAAGGCATACTCAAAATGTTCATTTATATAATCATCAATCTTATTTGCCCTCTCAAGCAAATCATACAATGTAATTCCTACTGAAAGTGTTTGCAAACGAATATGATCATCTCCATTTATTACTACACTGATATCTTCATCATCACTTAATATAATACCTGTAGGTGTTTTTTTCTTTGCCAATGTCATATTTAAAATTTTTCTATCATACATTGACATTCTATCTATTTCAGAAACTCTATCCAGTATTTTTGCACTTGTATGAATACCCAAATCAGTAGACATATTTGACAATTCAAAAATTGTATTGTCAACTAGCTGCCCTGCTTGAGCATCTGAGAGTTTATCCGGAAATAATGCATCATCAAAGTTTCTTGCAAGTCTTATTCTACTACTTATATAATTATAATCTGTCTTCAAAGATACATTATCATACCACATCTTCATTGTCCTCTTTGATTGTTTTTATCCTGTCTCTAAGTATAGCCGCTTGGGCAAAATCTTCTTTTTTGATAGCGTCTTCCAATTTATGTCTTAAGTTTTCTATTTTTATCTCCTCGTCACTAAAAATACTGTCTATACTCTCAGCAACTACTGTCCTTGGAAGTATCTTATGATTTTTATTGTAATTCTTTGGCTTCTTACCTACATGTGTATCATTTCCATGAATTTGCTTGATATTATCGTTTATCAACAAATTAAAAACTTCAAAACAGTCCTTACATCCAAACATTGAATTTTTTATAAAATCATCATAACTTGTGTTACATGTAGGACATACTATTTGCCTATATTCTTTATTCTCATCCTTCTCAAAGACATCTCCAAGTAAACCTGACAATAACTTAGAAAAGCTAAAGTCTTTGTCAAATATACTTGAATATTGATCAATATCCTTGGCACATTGTGAACATAGATGATGCTCATTCTTTTGGTCGCCATCTATTATCTCAGTGTAAAAGACATTTGCCTCTCTTATTTTACATTTCTCACATAACATCTTTGCTACTATATCTCCTCAATTTCTTGTACTTCAAACTCATTATACAACTCATCTATCAATTCATGTGCTTCATCTCTTGTTACACCATTGCATATACCTCTTGCTACTACCACTCCAAATTCTTTTCGCATGCTATCTAGTACTCTAAGTTTGTCTGCATCTATTTTTATCACTGCACCTTTTCTTCTATCAAGTTGTACAAAGCCTTCTCTCTTCAATGTAGCATAGGCCTTATTCACAGTATGCATATTTATGCCTATTTCTTCTGCAAGCTGTCTTACTGATGGCAATAAATCTCCCTCATGGTATTTGTTTGTTGCAATTCCAACTATAATTTGATTGCAAAGCTGTACATATATAGCCTCTTCACTATGAAAATCTATGATTACATCCATACTTACACTCCAAAATAATATAAAATTTGTCTGCTTTATGCTCTATATATCTCATATTTAATAAATAAAAATGAAATAACTATTCAAGTCAGTTATAAATGTTATAGTGATAGTATAACACAATAGGATTCTAAAAACAATATTTTATAACTTTGGCCATTCATTTTAAAATTCAAGCTTACCTGTTATTCTTATCTTAATCCTTGTTTTATATATATTAAACAACATTTTTTATACTAAAAGTTGGATATAATTTTCATTTTTATTTTTATTAAGTTGAATCGCATAAAATTATTTATATTATACACTTATTTATATAACTATTATAACTTAAATTCATAAAATATTAATTTTTTTACTATTGCATATATTTGTCTATTATGCTATCATAATACACGTAGTTGAGAGTTTTCTTGCGTTGACCTCTCACTACAAAATGTGCATTATGCACTCCTATATCACTCTAACAGGGAAACAGCAGCCGTTCGGCTGCTGTTTCTCGTTGTATAAAAATAGACTTCTATTACAAACTATATCTTGCAATAAAAGTCTATCTAAAAATCATATTATTTTGAAATATTCAATTCTCTTCTAAGTATCTTTGCTATTTCCTCATAATCATTTTCTGACAGATACTTCTTGTCAGGATTCATAGTAAAAGTGGAATCCCATTCATCCCCACCTTTATATTTGGGTACTATATGCATATGTAAATGACAACTTGTATCTCCATACATACCATAATTAACTTTACTTGGTGAAAAAATTTTATGTATAGCCTTTGCTATCTTATTTGCATCAAAAAAGAACCGGTTTCTTTCTTCATCAGAAATATCGACAATCTCACTTACATGATCCTCATAAGCCAGAATGACTCTTCCCATCTTGGTCTGTTCCTTAAATATGTATAAATATCCACTGTCCATTTTACCTACCGGATATCCAAACTTATCAAGCAAATCTCCTTGCGTACAATAAGCACAATTATTATCTTTCATATATTCTCCTTATGTAGAGCTATTTTACTCCACATTTTCATAAACAACATTACCCTTGCAAATCGTATAAACGATCTTTCCTTGTAATGTTTCACCCAACCATGGTGAGTTGCAAGATTTGCTTTCGCTCTTATCATATTTCCACTCTTTATTTATATCAAACACCACAATATCTGCAATTTCATCCTCTCTTAGAACTCCTCTATCCATATTGTATAGTCTTGCAGGCTGATAGCTCATTTTA is a window from the Lachnoanaerobaculum umeaense genome containing:
- a CDS encoding ATP-dependent Clp protease ATP-binding subunit, translated to MAERYTSQAKEAIKYAEMAAKELSQNYVGTEHLLLGLVQEGSGVAAKILENNGITEEKILNLIDQLIVSNYNVAVEGKQNYSPLAIGVLQNAYREATRYKSALIGTEHILIAIIKDSACIAHKLLLTMNINIQRIYMEILSAMGEEIERKENYERSYTKQNNFSTPTLDKYSRDLTEFARIGKLDPVIGRDDETNRVMQILSRRTKNNPVLIGEPGVGKTAVVEGLASRIISKEVPDTLLDKRLVTLDLPAMIAGSKYRGEFEERIKKVINEVVNAGNVLLFLDELHTIIGAGGAEGAVDASNILKPLLARGELQLIGATTIDEYRKHIEKDSALERRFQSIIVEEPSLEDATKILLGLKHKYEEHHAVSITDRAIESAVKLSKRYISDRFLPDKAIDLVDEAASKTRISNYMEPDKIKEIKAEIEKMEKEKEEAVGAEEFERAGEIKEKQEKLREKQNKLRERWIEDKKNKKLVVDEDEIADVVALWTKIPVKKITENDSQKLNNLEKVLHERVVGQEEAVNAVARAIRRGRVGLKDPKRPIGSFLFLGPTGVGKTELSKALAYSMFGSESALIRVDMSEYMEKHSVSKMVGSPPGYVGYDEGGQLSEKVRRNPYSVILFDEIEKAHPDVFNILLQVLDDGHITDSSGRVVDFKNTVIILTSNAGAQRIVEPKHLGFASSSDDEKDYSAMKNNVMDEVKQMFKPEFLNRIDETIVFHQLTRENLKEILDILLKEINNRLSEQMQMSIRLTEKAKEFLIDKGYDKKYGARPLKRALQNEIEDKMAEQILMGNVKLGDHIKVDCKGEDKDRELIFKPMVNKTKAKELVSQ
- a CDS encoding ATP--guanido phosphotransferase, whose translation is MWYDNVSLKTDYNYISSRIRLARNFDDALFPDKLSDAQAGQLVDNTIFELSNMSTDLGIHTSAKILDRVSEIDRMSMYDRKILNMTLAKKKTPTGIILSDDEDISVVINGDDHIRLQTLSVGITLYDLLERANKIDDYINEHFEYAFNEKYGYLTTYPTNIGTGLRAAIVLHLPASTHSKGFSKLVSNVGRFGVSIRGLHGEGRENFGSLFEISNPKTLGISEKEIVDTVIKVANQLNANEGKLRESLINEKRLEKQDEAYKSYGVLKYARKLSLKDALSFLSSLMMGTADGLIELTNESKIYALMIGAQSSNLLKMTGRPLNEDEIDEIRAEYIRENIGDLK
- a CDS encoding UvrB/UvrC motif-containing protein, with amino-acid sequence MLCEKCKIREANVFYTEIIDGDQKNEHHLCSQCAKDIDQYSSIFDKDFSFSKLLSGLLGDVFEKDENKEYRQIVCPTCNTSYDDFIKNSMFGCKDCFEVFNLLINDNIKQIHGNDTHVGKKPKNYNKNHKILPRTVVAESIDSIFSDEEIKIENLRHKLEDAIKKEDFAQAAILRDRIKTIKEDNEDVV
- a CDS encoding GntR family transcriptional regulator, whose protein sequence is MDVIIDFHSEEAIYVQLCNQIIVGIATNKYHEGDLLPSVRQLAEEIGINMHTVNKAYATLKREGFVQLDRRKGAVIKIDADKLRVLDSMRKEFGVVVARGICNGVTRDEAHELIDELYNEFEVQEIEEI
- a CDS encoding HIT family protein, with amino-acid sequence MKDNNCAYCTQGDLLDKFGYPVGKMDSGYLYIFKEQTKMGRVILAYEDHVSEIVDISDEERNRFFFDANKIAKAIHKIFSPSKVNYGMYGDTSCHLHMHIVPKYKGGDEWDSTFTMNPDKKYLSENDYEEIAKILRRELNISK